The Pleurodeles waltl isolate 20211129_DDA chromosome 7, aPleWal1.hap1.20221129, whole genome shotgun sequence genome includes a region encoding these proteins:
- the LOC138247023 gene encoding olfactory receptor 1C1-like, translating into MDAKNISFTQEFVLLGFPEGGHLMSIFLLLLYLMILMGNLAIFSIIQIDSHLHMPMYFFLRHLSLLDICYSSVTLPLILGNAMVGNRRISFGGCMAQLYFFVSLGGAECLLLAAMAYDRYVAICNPLRYANIINQQLCVELTAASWLGGFLNSILHTAMTSQLPFCNATDINHFFCDVPPLIHLSCSDSHISQNLLYVVSVFLGMSPFLFVLVSYVRIISSILKISSAQGRHKAFSTCSAHLIVVTVFYTTANFNYIGPGPGDSFDIVRLSTMLYSIMTPLLNPVIYCLRNKEVKGAFKKLLKSGTFLSGCGNSGQGCQQLIYRLMIFKGT; encoded by the coding sequence ATGGATGCTAAGAACATAAGTTTTACACAAGAGTTTGTTTTGCTGGGATTTCCAGAAGGAGGGCATTTGATGTCTATCTTCCTCCTACTTCTTTACTTAATGATTCTTATGGGAAATCTGGCAATATTTAGCATCATACAGATAGATTCTCACCTGCATATGCCAATGTATTTCTTCTTGAGGCATTTGTCCCTATTGGATATCTGCTACTCTTCAGTTACACTCCCTTTAATACTGGGAAATGCCATGGTTGGAAACAGAAGGATATCCTTTGGAGGATGTATGGCCCAGCTCTACTTCTTTGTGTCCCTCGGAGGAGCTGAgtgcctgctgctggcagcaatggCTTATGACCGTTACGTGGCCATTTGTAATCCACTGCGGTATGCCAACATCATAAATCAGCAACTCTGTGTGGAGCTGACAGCTGCCTCCTGGCTGGGTGGGTTTCTGAACTCCATATTGCACACAGCAATGACGTCACAGCTGCCTTTTTGCAATGccactgacatcaaccacttcttcTGCGATGTACCGCCGCTCATACATCTGTCCTGCTCTGACAGCCACATCAGCCAAAACCTGCTCTATGTTGTGAGTGTTTTTCTAGGAATGAGCCCCTTTCTCTTCGTGTTAGTGTCCTATGTGCGCATCATTTCCTCCATTTTAAAAATAAGCTCAGCTCAAGGTAGACACAAGGCTTTCTCGACCTGCTCTGCTCACCTCATAGTAGTGACTGTGTTCTACACAACCGCAAACTTCAACTACATTGGGCCTGGCCCCGGGGACTCTTTCGACATTGTGCGTCTCTCCACCATGCTCTACAGCATCATGACCCCTCTTCTTAACCCTGTAATCTACTGCCTAAGGAACAAGGAGGTGAAAGGCGCATTCAAAAAACTGTTGAAATCAGGCACTTTTCTCTCAGGGTGTGGCAATTCAGGGCAAGGCTGTCAGCAATTGATTTATCGCCTGATGATTTTTAAAGGAACGTAA